The DNA sequence TTGTAATTCACATAGCAAGTTAATGCTAATTCCTACCATGACTCAAATGAGCTGTGTTTAAAAAGCCTTATGGTTGGTGTGTTAGCTTATATTAGAAAGTGTTTGCATGATTTTTAAAATAGAGAACTCTTCTTTTATTTCTCAATTATTTTTTCACTCTCTAAATCAAAATGGAGCCTCATTATGATGACTTTTCTGAAACCATCAGGCTCCATCCTCAAGAGTTGGTTGTCATATCTGCCACAAATAGTGCTACTGAATCTGGTCCTGTAGTGTTACCCAATATTGTTTATGGAAAACTCCTAACTGACAAACCTTTTAATCCTCAATCATGCAGAAACTTCTTTTCAGGATTGTGGAGGAAACAACCAGGAATAACGATGGAGGAAGCTACTGATGGTATGTTTCTCATAACTTTTCAATCAGAATTTGTTAAACAAAGGATTATTAGAGGTCAACCATGGCATTTTTTGGGTCATTATCTGTCGCTTGTGGAGTCATCTGGGATTAATCAGGTTGTAGTGGAGGATTTTAAGAATATTTCGTTTTGGATCCAAGTTCATGGTATTCCTATAAAAAACATTAATGAAACTTTGGGTCAAAAATTGGAATGATAATAGGAATTTTTGCTGAATATGATGCTGAAAACTCAAGAACTTTTATGCGAATTAGAGTACTTTGGGATATAAATCGTCCTTTATTAAGGGGAATGTTATTTGAGGGGGAGGACCAACTATCTAATATGTGGATCTCTTTTAAGTATGAAAGGCTAAATACTTTTTGCAAGTTTTGTGGTCTATTGGATCATGTTCATACCGAGTGTGTAGCACTTTTGGAGGAGATCGAGGCAGGAACTCGACCAATCTTACAGTACGATGATAAAATCAAAACAACTGGTTTAGATCATATGTTTTCGCCGGTTCGCTCCTCAACTACTGGAGGACCTATACATAAATCAGTGACTCAAATGGCTAAGGATGTTGCCCTAAAGAAGGCTAGTAATGCAGTGCTGGGATTAACCACTAAGAGGCAGAAAATCTTCATATctggtaaataccattttaatctcatttaaattgaaaaaataatttcataatgttatagtttttctttttaatttactttaaatggaaatattagaTCAAGAGCAAGGGACAACTTACACTCAGAGAGCTATAAGTAAGGAAGAAGTTTCTTTGCTAAATCAGAAACCGATTGATTCAAATAAGAGTGATTATACTAATATTGCCTTCATAGAGAGTGGTAATGCAGCTGAGAAAACAAGAAATTCAGAGCTATCAAAGGGGAAAACAATTGAAGTGGGGGCTAACTCTGGATCAAAAGGGAAGACTAAAAATTCAAAGGCATAAAACTCATTGACAAATGAGATAGGATTGCTATTACTAAGTATTTCAATAAATGTGTGGGCTGTTTTCTAGCTAAAAGTAGACTATTATTGGGTGTTTTTTAATGTTATGTTGTGTGTTTATTTCAAGAACATAAGTCATGGATGTTTTCTGGTTTTAAGTATATGTTTCTCTTGTCATATTTTAAAGCGTAAATTTCCTATTTTATtcctcaaattttaaaaatattctgTATGTACTTAGAGTGATGGTTATAACTTTTAGTTTTAAAGGTAAAtgaactaaaaagaaaaatgatagaAGACTGCTACACTTATTATAATTTACAGAAAGTGATGGATATCAACCATCTTATAATCTCGCATATAAATTTTACATCCTCAAAGATCAACTTAATTATCTACAGCTGTTGGAATGTTATTATCAATAATCTATCCCCAAATTGACATTTTCTTAATAACCAACTAAGTCTTATATTATCCCACCTTTATAGGCAATAATAAGAGAGAAAACCATATGAAGAGGATATTCTAATaattaaatacatatttttaagttattctcataaattaattcattttattcTCACATCATACAGAGGATTGATATGTTTTGTACAAGATTAAACCCTGAAATagtgtaaaaaattaaatgtagagATATTGAAAGACttttaaaaatcataaaattaaagTGGGATTAGGAAAAGTATCTGGAAAGTATCAAgaactttcctatttttcaaATCAAATATTAATGACAGAAATTAATTTGAATGGTAGATTAGTAGGGATTTTCTTCAATGAGATAATTTCAAAGGTCAACCCCTATTTTAATCACTCCAAAGTTTTCATTAGAGATGATCATATAGATCctaacatatattattattattgattggTGTGTATGTATCACGTCAATACAACAGTAGtgtgtatatattaattctcttaaaaatcaaaatatatgtCATCACTGACTATTTCACCTATTATATAAAGCATTCACAAGTACACATATTTCTTTATGGGCTCTCAATCCACATCACATTATATCAAATGTATAACTGAGTGTATACACTACATGTTTATATCTTATATCtccttttaatattttatactaTATATACTTACAGAATGTAGAGCTCATCTATTATACAGATCAGGATAAAAATAATCAACTTGTATTCTTCAAGttttgtaatatttgttttattttgttattttttgatcTGATTCTCACCTGTTCACATTAGGCACTCACTATCATCGAAAACAAAATATCAGATAATTAATGATATCGACTTAAATTAAAAcacataattatataatatatatatatatatactgtagATTCTAAATCTGCAAAACCAAAATTTGGAGATATACAAGCCGTgaactaatttattaatttattcattTTGTATATGAACTAATTTCTAGGAAAAAGCAATTAAGGAAAATTAATGGCAGAAATTAACTTAAATGGTATTAAGAGCATtcctaattttcaaataaaaaataataatggcaGAAATTAACTAGAATGGTAGATTAGTAGGAATTCTTTTCTTCAATGTGATAAATTACAAaagcatatatatacatagaaaAACGTAAAACAATTTGCACATTGTTTTGTTTCTAcaataaaacagtttttaaacttTGGAGTATTGAAGacctttttctaattttgcTTCATTTTTAAAATACTTTGCAGAATAATAGGAATTTCTCAAGAAAGGAAGAGTCGACTTTTGGAGTATCATCTAAAAGGTAttagttttggtattttatttgtCTTTTcgattatcatttttattttatttcaaaatctaatAACAAATTACaacaaatttattttctaataaaaaatttagataGGAGCAATCAAAATTTAATAACCATCTAATTTTAAATGGGATAATTTATCAATAAAAATTATGTAAGCACTAATCGCTAATAATAatgcttttatatatatatatataattttataattcaatTCTTAAACCACctattgttcaaaaaaaaaaaaaaaaaaaaaaaccttgaaCCACTTACTGAAAATTGGTTCACCATTTTTAATAGTTATTGGTAACATTATTCAGTTTAAAGAAAATCTCCAAGTATTAGTGCTACAGAAAAATTTACATATTGTTAAATATGCATATGTGTGAGTCTTATCTAATTATGATGCTTACACCACTTATATATAGTAATAGTGTTATTAACTCATATGTTGGagtaaaacaaattaaaatttat is a window from the Cannabis sativa cultivar Pink pepper isolate KNU-18-1 chromosome 1, ASM2916894v1, whole genome shotgun sequence genome containing:
- the LOC115707110 gene encoding uncharacterized protein LOC115707110, giving the protein MIIGIFAEYDAENSRTFMRIRVLWDINRPLLRGMLFEGEDQLSNMWISFKYERLNTFCKFCGLLDHVHTECVALLEEIEAGTRPILQYDDKIKTTGLDHMFSPVRSSTTGGPIHKSVTQMAKDVALKKASNAVLGLTTKRQKIFISDQEQGTTYTQRAISKEEVSLLNQKPIDSNKSDYTNIAFIESGNAAEKTRNSELSKGKTIEVGANSGSKGKTKNSKA